A genomic window from Pseudogulbenkiania sp. MAI-1 includes:
- the rfaD gene encoding ADP-glyceromanno-heptose 6-epimerase, producing MTIVVTGAAGFIGSNIVKALNGRGITDIIAVDNLTSGDKFRNLVDCEISHYLDKHEFLDLLLDGEYDGELMAIVHEGACSDTMNHDGKYMMDNNYQYTLALLDYCQSEEIQFLYASSAAVYGGGSTFKEEREFEGPLNVYGYSKFLFDQVLRQRMKEGLTAQVAGFRYFNVYGPREQHKGRMASVAFHNFNQYRETGKVKLFGGWDGWGDGCQSRDFVSVEDVVKVNLYFLDHPELSGIFNLGSGRAQPFNDVAVATVNACRRHEGKPALSLAELVEQGILEYIPFPDALKGKYQSFTQADIGKLREAGYGEPMLSVEQGVDRYVDWLMTR from the coding sequence ATGACCATCGTCGTTACCGGCGCCGCTGGCTTCATCGGCTCCAACATCGTCAAGGCGCTCAACGGCCGCGGCATCACCGACATCATCGCGGTGGACAATCTGACCTCCGGCGACAAGTTCCGCAATCTGGTGGACTGCGAGATCAGCCACTACCTCGACAAGCACGAATTCCTCGACCTGCTGCTGGACGGCGAATACGACGGCGAGCTGATGGCCATCGTGCACGAGGGCGCCTGCTCCGACACCATGAACCATGACGGCAAGTACATGATGGACAACAACTATCAGTACACGCTGGCCCTGCTCGACTATTGCCAGAGCGAGGAGATCCAGTTCCTCTACGCCTCCAGCGCGGCGGTGTACGGCGGCGGCAGCACCTTCAAGGAGGAGCGCGAGTTCGAGGGGCCGCTCAACGTCTACGGCTATTCCAAGTTCCTGTTCGACCAGGTGCTGCGCCAGCGCATGAAGGAAGGCCTGACCGCGCAGGTGGCCGGCTTCCGCTACTTCAACGTCTACGGCCCGCGTGAGCAGCACAAGGGGCGCATGGCGTCGGTGGCGTTCCACAACTTCAACCAGTACCGCGAGACCGGCAAGGTCAAACTGTTCGGCGGCTGGGATGGCTGGGGCGACGGCTGCCAGAGCCGCGACTTCGTGTCGGTGGAAGATGTGGTCAAGGTCAACCTGTACTTCCTCGATCATCCGGAACTCTCCGGCATCTTCAACCTGGGGTCCGGCCGGGCGCAGCCGTTCAACGACGTGGCGGTGGCCACCGTCAACGCCTGCCGCCGCCACGAGGGCAAGCCGGCGCTGAGCCTGGCGGAACTGGTGGAGCAGGGCATTCTCGAGTACATCCCGTTCCCGGACGCGCTCAAGGGCAAGTACCAAAGCTTCACCCAGGCCGATATCGGCAAGCTGCGCGAGGCCGGCTACGGCGAGCCGATGCTGTCGGTGGAGCAGGGGGTGGATCGATACGTCGACTGGCTGATGACTCGCTGA
- the efp gene encoding elongation factor P — MKTAQELRAGNVFMVGSEPMVVQKAEFSKSGRNASVVKMKMKNLLTGAGSETVYRADDKFDVIVLDRKDCTYSYFADPMYVFMDTEYNQYEVEADNLGDTINYIVDGMEDVCQVTFYDGKAISVELPTSVVREVEYTEPAVRGDTSGKVLKPARLKGTTFEVPVPAFVEIGEKIEIDTRTGEFKKRV; from the coding sequence ATGAAAACCGCACAGGAACTCCGCGCAGGCAACGTATTCATGGTCGGCTCCGAGCCGATGGTCGTGCAGAAAGCCGAATTCAGCAAATCCGGCCGTAACGCCTCCGTCGTCAAGATGAAGATGAAGAACCTGCTGACCGGCGCCGGCTCCGAAACCGTATACCGCGCCGACGACAAATTCGACGTGATCGTGCTGGACCGCAAGGACTGCACCTACTCCTACTTCGCCGACCCGATGTACGTGTTCATGGACACCGAGTACAACCAGTACGAAGTGGAAGCCGACAACCTCGGCGACACTATCAACTACATCGTCGACGGCATGGAAGACGTTTGCCAGGTGACCTTCTACGACGGCAAGGCCATCTCCGTCGAACTGCCGACCAGCGTGGTGCGCGAAGTGGAATACACCGAGCCGGCCGTGCGCGGCGACACCTCGGGCAAGGTACTGAAGCCGGCCCGTCTGAAGGGCACCACCTTCGAAGTGCCGGTTCCGGCCTTCGTCGAAATCGGTGAAAAGATCGAAATCGACACCCGTACCGGCGAATTCAAGAAGCGCGTGTAA
- the zapE gene encoding cell division protein ZapE, translating into MAQHAFSPDKDGSMSPLAWYQAASQKEGFIHDPVQATAVGMLDALWHELVDFKAKRNRFLGRSLRSPEVPQGLYFWGGVGRGKSFLMDAFFTCVPYRRKRRVHFHHFMAEVHNQLRSLSKEADPLVTVAERIAKTTRLLCFDEFHVSDIADAMILSRLLSELFRHGVIMVLTSNYPPDQLYPNGLQRNNFLPAIELLKQNLSVFNLDGGNDYRLRELTREPLFMVPAGADSDARMEAMFDRLTAGAPESPHQIEVQGRKLMVRRHAPGVIWFDFATLCGGPRSQTDYLDIAGEYHTVFVSGIPKLSASQASPARRLTWLVDVFYDHRVKLVASCAVEIDDIYTEGMQASEFFRTASRLTEMQSSSYLELPHLVDNFKLESLQSIAL; encoded by the coding sequence ATGGCACAACACGCTTTCTCCCCCGACAAAGACGGCTCGATGAGCCCGCTGGCCTGGTATCAGGCCGCTTCGCAGAAGGAAGGCTTCATCCACGACCCGGTGCAGGCGACCGCGGTCGGCATGCTCGATGCGCTGTGGCACGAGCTGGTCGATTTCAAGGCCAAGCGCAACCGCTTCCTCGGCCGCAGCCTGCGCAGCCCCGAGGTGCCGCAGGGCTTGTACTTCTGGGGCGGGGTGGGACGCGGCAAGAGCTTCCTGATGGACGCCTTCTTCACCTGCGTGCCGTACCGGCGCAAACGCCGCGTGCATTTCCACCATTTCATGGCTGAGGTGCACAACCAGCTGCGTTCGCTGAGCAAGGAGGCCGACCCATTGGTGACGGTGGCGGAACGCATTGCCAAGACCACGCGGCTGTTGTGTTTCGATGAATTCCACGTCAGCGATATCGCCGATGCGATGATCCTGTCGCGCCTGTTGAGCGAGCTGTTCCGCCACGGCGTGATCATGGTGCTGACGTCGAACTACCCGCCGGACCAGCTCTATCCCAACGGCCTGCAGCGCAACAACTTCCTGCCGGCGATCGAGCTTTTGAAGCAGAACCTGAGCGTGTTCAATCTCGACGGCGGCAACGACTACCGCCTGCGCGAACTGACGCGCGAGCCCTTGTTCATGGTGCCGGCCGGGGCGGACAGCGATGCGCGCATGGAGGCGATGTTCGATCGTCTCACCGCCGGGGCACCGGAGTCGCCGCACCAGATCGAGGTCCAGGGACGCAAGCTGATGGTCAGGCGCCATGCGCCGGGGGTGATCTGGTTCGATTTCGCCACGCTGTGCGGCGGCCCACGCTCCCAGACCGACTACCTCGACATCGCCGGCGAATACCATACCGTGTTCGTCTCGGGCATTCCCAAGCTGTCGGCCAGCCAGGCCTCGCCGGCGCGCCGCCTGACCTGGCTGGTCGACGTGTTCTACGACCACCGCGTCAAGCTGGTGGCGAGCTGCGCGGTGGAGATCGACGATATCTACACCGAGGGCATGCAGGCCAGCGAGTTCTTCCGTACCGCGAGCCGGCTGACCGAGATGCAGTCGAGCAGCTATCTCGAGCTGCCGCACCTGGTCGACAACTTCAAGCTCGAGTCGCTGCAGTCGATCGCGCTGTGA
- a CDS encoding BON domain-containing protein, giving the protein MKQRVFASKLVAALLAATLLPTQFALADEASDAALAAKVKAAIDANPTLKAFNLKVAGKNNDVTIEGSVDEGLQMAEVGAIAEKVEGVKFVFNNIMPKN; this is encoded by the coding sequence ATGAAACAACGTGTTTTTGCTTCGAAACTGGTAGCCGCCCTGCTGGCCGCCACCCTGCTGCCGACCCAGTTCGCCCTGGCCGACGAGGCCTCCGATGCCGCGCTGGCTGCCAAGGTCAAGGCCGCCATCGACGCCAACCCGACCCTCAAGGCCTTCAACCTGAAGGTCGCCGGCAAGAACAACGACGTCACCATCGAAGGCAGCGTCGACGAAGGCCTGCAGATGGCGGAAGTCGGCGCCATCGCCGAAAAGGTCGAAGGCGTGAAGTTCGTCTTCAACAACATCATGCCGAAGAACTGA
- a CDS encoding DUF924 family protein produces MLWHEEVLSFWFGGIDDASLGGERSAWFRKDPQFDDTIRKRFRTLVEALAAGELSPDLGDARATLAWLIVADQFPRNLFRGTARAFACDARAREVAKRALAAGLDAQLPPVARWFVYLPFEHSESLADQDEAVRRFATLAGYPGQENVIDYAHRHRAVIERFGRFPHRNAALGRESTAEEAAFLAEPGSSF; encoded by the coding sequence ATGCTGTGGCACGAAGAGGTGCTGTCATTCTGGTTTGGCGGCATCGACGACGCGAGCCTGGGGGGCGAACGGAGCGCCTGGTTCCGCAAGGATCCGCAGTTCGACGACACGATCCGCAAGCGCTTCCGGACGCTGGTCGAGGCGCTCGCAGCGGGCGAGCTGTCGCCCGATCTGGGCGACGCCCGCGCCACGCTGGCCTGGCTGATCGTCGCCGACCAGTTTCCGCGCAACCTGTTTCGCGGCACGGCGCGCGCCTTCGCTTGCGATGCGCGGGCGCGCGAGGTCGCCAAGCGGGCGCTCGCGGCCGGGCTCGACGCCCAGCTGCCGCCGGTGGCGCGCTGGTTCGTCTACCTGCCGTTCGAGCATAGCGAGAGCCTTGCCGACCAGGACGAGGCGGTACGCCGGTTTGCCACGCTGGCCGGCTATCCCGGCCAGGAGAACGTGATCGACTACGCCCACCGTCACCGCGCGGTGATCGAACGTTTCGGGCGCTTTCCCCACCGCAACGCCGCCTTGGGACGGGAAAGCACCGCGGAAGAAGCGGCGTTCCTCGCGGAACCCGGTTCCTCCTTCTAG
- the cysM gene encoding cysteine synthase CysM, whose protein sequence is MTLPTFKHLEDFVGHTPLVKLKRLPGNTSNTVLVKLEGNNPAGSVKDRPALSMIRRAEARGDIKPGDTLIEPTSGNTGIALAMAAAMMGYRMVLVMPDNSSAERVQTMRAYGADVVLTPAALSMPGSIDEARRREAAGEGIILDQFANPDNPLAHYEGTGPEIWADTAGTVTHFVSSMGTTGTIMGTSRFLKEKNPAIQIVGVQPEPGSQIPGIRKWEDEYLPKICDYSRIDQLMLVSQQLAEQTTRDLARVEGILAGPSSGGALAVALQLSQQLENAVIVSIVCDRGDRYLSTGLFA, encoded by the coding sequence ATGACCCTGCCTACGTTCAAGCATCTGGAAGATTTCGTCGGCCACACCCCGCTGGTCAAACTCAAGCGCCTGCCCGGCAATACCAGCAACACCGTCCTGGTGAAGCTGGAAGGCAACAACCCGGCCGGGTCGGTCAAGGACAGGCCGGCCCTGTCGATGATCCGTCGCGCCGAGGCGCGCGGCGACATCAAGCCCGGCGACACGCTGATCGAGCCCACCAGCGGCAACACCGGCATCGCGCTGGCGATGGCGGCGGCGATGATGGGCTACCGCATGGTCCTGGTGATGCCGGACAACTCCAGCGCCGAACGGGTGCAGACCATGCGCGCCTATGGCGCCGACGTGGTGCTGACGCCGGCGGCGCTGTCGATGCCCGGCTCGATCGACGAGGCGCGGCGCAGGGAAGCGGCGGGCGAGGGCATCATCCTCGACCAGTTCGCCAACCCGGACAACCCACTGGCGCATTATGAAGGGACCGGCCCGGAAATCTGGGCCGACACCGCCGGCACCGTGACGCACTTCGTCTCCAGCATGGGCACCACCGGCACCATCATGGGCACCAGCCGCTTCCTCAAGGAAAAGAACCCGGCGATCCAGATCGTCGGTGTGCAGCCCGAGCCGGGCAGCCAGATTCCCGGCATCCGCAAGTGGGAAGACGAGTACCTGCCGAAGATCTGCGACTACTCGCGCATCGACCAACTGATGCTGGTGTCCCAGCAGTTGGCCGAGCAGACCACGCGCGACCTGGCCCGGGTCGAAGGCATCCTGGCCGGCCCGTCGTCCGGCGGCGCGCTGGCTGTTGCCTTGCAGTTGTCGCAGCAGCTGGAGAACGCGGTGATCGTCTCCATCGTCTGCGACCGCGGCGACCGCTACCTGTCCACCGGGCTGTTCGCCTGA
- a CDS encoding UDP-glucose/GDP-mannose dehydrogenase family protein — MKITVIGSGYVGLVTGTCLAEVGNEVCCLDVDPAKIALLQAGGIPIYEPGLDEMVRRNVAAGRLSFTTDVAESVAFGDIQFIAVGTPPDEDGSADLQYVLAAARNIGRHMDGYKVIVDKSTVPVGTADKVKAAIAEVLAERDAHIDYSVVSNPEFLKEGAAIEDFMKPDRIVVGAEDERAVEMMRRLYAPFQRNHERILFMDVRSAELTKYAANAMLATRISFMNELANLAETLGADIELVRRGIGSDPRIGYHFLYPGAGYGGSCFPKDVKALISSGKANGHTLRVLDAVEAANDAQKLRLVEKAVARFGEDLSGRRFALWGLAFKPNTDDMREAPSRVIVAELTRRGAEVVAYDPIAAEEARRVMGGNPRLSFAEDMMSPLADADALLIVTEWKMFRAPDFEAIRRALKTPVIIDGRNMYDPAWLRAQGFDYQAIGR, encoded by the coding sequence ATGAAAATCACCGTAATCGGATCGGGCTATGTCGGCCTGGTCACCGGCACCTGCCTCGCCGAAGTCGGCAACGAGGTGTGCTGCCTCGACGTCGATCCGGCCAAGATCGCGCTGCTGCAGGCCGGCGGCATCCCCATCTACGAACCGGGGCTGGACGAGATGGTCCGCCGCAACGTGGCGGCCGGCCGTCTCTCCTTTACCACCGACGTGGCCGAGTCGGTCGCCTTCGGCGACATCCAGTTCATCGCCGTCGGCACCCCGCCGGACGAGGACGGTTCGGCCGACCTGCAGTATGTGCTGGCCGCCGCCCGCAACATCGGCCGCCACATGGACGGCTACAAGGTCATCGTCGACAAGTCCACGGTGCCGGTCGGCACCGCCGACAAGGTCAAGGCGGCGATCGCCGAAGTGCTGGCCGAGCGCGACGCCCACATCGACTACAGCGTGGTCTCCAACCCGGAATTCCTCAAGGAAGGCGCGGCGATCGAGGACTTCATGAAGCCCGACCGCATCGTGGTCGGCGCCGAGGACGAGCGCGCCGTCGAGATGATGCGCCGGCTGTACGCACCGTTCCAGCGCAACCACGAGCGCATCCTGTTCATGGACGTGCGTAGCGCCGAGCTGACCAAGTACGCCGCCAACGCCATGCTGGCGACGCGCATCTCGTTCATGAACGAGCTGGCCAACCTGGCCGAGACGCTGGGCGCCGACATCGAGCTGGTGCGCCGCGGCATCGGTTCCGACCCGCGCATCGGCTACCACTTCCTGTACCCGGGCGCCGGTTACGGCGGCTCGTGCTTCCCCAAGGATGTCAAGGCGCTGATCAGCAGCGGCAAGGCCAACGGCCACACGCTGCGTGTGCTGGACGCGGTCGAGGCCGCCAACGACGCGCAGAAGCTGCGCCTGGTGGAGAAGGCCGTGGCGCGTTTCGGCGAGGACCTGTCCGGCCGCCGTTTCGCGCTGTGGGGCCTGGCGTTCAAGCCCAACACCGACGACATGCGCGAGGCACCGTCGCGGGTGATCGTGGCCGAGCTGACGCGCCGTGGCGCCGAGGTGGTGGCGTACGACCCGATCGCCGCCGAGGAGGCGCGCCGGGTGATGGGCGGCAACCCGCGCCTGAGCTTTGCCGAGGACATGATGAGTCCGCTCGCCGATGCCGACGCCTTGCTGATCGTCACCGAGTGGAAGATGTTCCGCGCCCCCGACTTCGAGGCGATCCGCCGAGCGCTCAAGACGCCGGTGATCATCGACGGGCGCAATATGTACGATCCGGCCTGGCTGCGGGCGCAGGGCTTCGATTACCAGGCGATCGGGAGGTAA
- the rfaE1 gene encoding D-glycero-beta-D-manno-heptose-7-phosphate kinase, which yields MTTGLLQTLGLEPAKLADTLADARVLVVGDVMLDRYWFGDVSRISPEAPVPVAKIGRMEERAGGAANVARNIAGLGGRATILSVVGDDEAASALERLMDADGIATSFKRDAGISTTIKLRVVARQQQLIRLDFEDAPSHEILADKLDEYAAIVAEHDVVILSDYGKGGLTHVTRMVELARAAGKPVLIDPKGDDYSKYAGATLLTPNRSEFKQVAGSWQSEEQLTAKAEALRAELDLDALLVTRSEEGMTLYRPQGVVHQPTLAREVYDVSGAGDTVIGTLGLALAAGLELPLAMSLANAAAGIVVGKLGTAVCTQPELFAL from the coding sequence ATGACGACAGGACTGTTGCAGACCCTGGGACTGGAACCGGCCAAGCTGGCCGACACGCTGGCCGACGCGCGCGTGCTGGTGGTGGGCGATGTGATGCTCGACCGCTACTGGTTCGGCGATGTATCGCGCATCTCGCCGGAGGCGCCGGTGCCGGTGGCCAAGATCGGCCGCATGGAAGAACGCGCCGGTGGCGCCGCCAACGTGGCGCGCAACATCGCCGGTCTGGGCGGCAGGGCCACCATCCTGTCGGTGGTCGGTGACGACGAAGCGGCCAGCGCGCTGGAGCGGCTGATGGACGCCGACGGCATCGCCACCTCGTTCAAGCGCGATGCCGGCATCTCCACCACCATCAAGCTGCGCGTGGTGGCACGCCAGCAGCAGCTGATCCGGCTCGACTTCGAAGACGCGCCGAGCCACGAGATCCTGGCCGACAAGCTGGACGAGTACGCCGCCATCGTTGCCGAGCACGACGTGGTGATCCTGTCCGACTACGGCAAGGGCGGCCTGACCCACGTCACGCGCATGGTCGAACTGGCGCGCGCCGCCGGCAAGCCGGTGTTGATCGACCCTAAGGGCGACGATTACAGCAAGTACGCCGGCGCCACGCTGCTGACGCCGAACCGCAGCGAGTTCAAGCAGGTGGCCGGCAGCTGGCAGAGCGAAGAGCAACTGACTGCCAAGGCCGAGGCGCTGCGCGCCGAGCTCGATCTCGACGCCTTGCTGGTGACGCGCAGCGAGGAGGGCATGACGTTGTACCGTCCGCAGGGCGTGGTGCACCAGCCGACGCTGGCGCGCGAAGTGTACGACGTGTCCGGCGCGGGTGACACCGTGATCGGCACGCTGGGGCTGGCGCTGGCCGCCGGGCTGGAACTGCCGCTGGCGATGTCGCTCGCCAACGCCGCCGCCGGGATCGTGGTCGGCAAGCTGGGTACCGCGGTGTGCACCCAGCCGGAATTGTTCGCGCTGTAA